The following are from one region of the Magallana gigas chromosome 6, xbMagGiga1.1, whole genome shotgun sequence genome:
- the LOC105342792 gene encoding RNA polymerase-associated protein RTF1 homolog, protein MSKRKKTTALIDSDSDDSESGSNLDEDFKTLAKRNRPNTETKSASKPKTDSESETSESDDDWNFGKKGSKKKKPKSSSKKAKRKAAVSSDESGAESDKHVSEPEEGEVSSSEDGGSSGSEEEFHDGYDENLIGDADDKKRLEQMTEKEREQELFNRIERRQALKMRFEIEKKLKQQKKKEQKKKEKGMVPTAQELKDLKSASQRSMERRKNMEEKKDNKKFSALTDLMKKREEKKKIAEEQIKKQEEKQDQKKKLLKTSDIYSDDDDDEEEDPKSEPEKEREEDSGSESESSSTSRSSARSDSEGEESYESRKPKFITCKEDLSKIRLSRHKLEKWCHMPFFKKTVCGCYVRIGIGNHEGRAVYRIAEIIDTVETAKIYQLGTTRTNKGLKLKHGHSERVYRLEFVSNQDFTDSEFFKWREAMTLGDLSLPTVQDIDKKARSIQDALNYKFKENDIEEIVAEKQKFKKNPHNYAIKKTFLLKQKEVADLEGDTAAQYKISQELEELEERANELDRRRTNNISSISYINQRNRLRNQILAEEASKKEFLEMKNAVADPFTRRSCRPTLVTKARDPEMEAKAQERLAEKRKLDEATRRKSLEEMGNIDQKMESDQNLYPNLLSSTSLDKSDKGDKRRSSEDLFAVHDFNIEIDLEMPASNPAMAASSRGLQPIKEAAPKRSLNLAEYKKMKGLI, encoded by the exons ATGTCGAAACGAAAGAAGACGACTGCTCTGATTGATTCAGACAGTGACGATAGTGAAAGTGGCTCTAACCTTGACGAA GATTTCAAGACGCTGGCAAAGAGAAATCGTCCAAATACCGAAACCAAGTCAGCATCCAAGCCAAAAACAGATTCAGAATCAGAGACCTCAGAAAGCGATgatgat TGGAATTTTGGGAAAAAGGGAAGcaagaaaaagaaaccaaagTCTTCCTCCAAAAAAGCCAAGCGAAAGGCAGCTGTGTCATCTGATGAAAGTGGAGCAGAGAGTGATAAGCATGTGTCTGAGCCAGAGGAAG GTGAAGTGTCTTCAAGTGAGGATGGCGGATCGTCAGGCTCAGAAGAAGAGTTTCATGATGGCTATGACGAAAACCTGATTGGGGATGCCGACGACAAAAAGCGCTTAGAACAGATGACAGAAAAAGAAAGGGAACAAGAGTTGTTCAACAGAATCGAAAGACGCCAGGCTCTTAAAATGAG GTTTGAAATAGAAAAGAAGCTAAagcaacaaaagaaaaaagaacaaaaaaagaaagagaaaggtaTGGTACCAACTGCACAAGAACTTAAAGATCTGAAATCAGCAAGTCAAAGAAGCATGGAAAGGAGAAAGAATATGGAGGAGAAGAAGGATAATAAGAAATTCTCTGCTCTAACAGACCTGATGAAGAAACGagaggaaaaaaagaaaattg CTGAAGAACAAATCAAGAAACAGGAAGAAAAGCAAGACCAGAAAAAGAAGCTGCTGAAAACCAGTGACATATACtctgatgacgatgatgatgaagaGGAGGATCCAAAGTCTGAACCGGAAAAGGAGCGGGAGGAAGACTCAGGATCCGAATCAGAAAGCAGCAGTACTTCAAGGTCATCAGCCCGCTCCGACTCAGAGGGCGAGGA GTCATATGAATCCCGGAAACCAAAATTCATAACCTGTAAAGAAGATTTGTCCAAGATACGATTATCACGACACAAGTTAGAAAA ATGgtgtcacatgccatttttcAAGAAGACTGTCTGTGGTTGTTACGTCCGGATTGGCATTGGAAATCACGAGGGTCGAGCTGTGTATAGA ATAGCAGAAATCATCGATACAGTAGAAACTGCGAAAATCTATCAGCTTGGCACAACAAGAACCAATAAGGGACTTAAACTAAA GCATGGTCATTCAGAACGTGTTTATCGACTGGAGTTTGTTTCTAATCAAGATTTCACAGACTCAGAGTTTTTTAAGTGGCGAGAAGCAATGACTCTCGGGGATTTATCCCTCCCCACAGTGCAGGACATAGATAAGAAGGCCAGGTCTATTCAAGATGCACTGaattacaaatttaaagaaaatgatatcGAAGAG ATTGTTGCAGAAAAGCAGAAGTTCAAAAAGAATCCTCATAATTACGccataaagaaaacattcttaCTCAAACAGAAA GAAGTGGCTGATTTAGAGGGGGATACAGCAGCTCAGTATAAAATCTCCCAGGAATTGGAAGAGCTGGAAGAGCGGGCCAATGAATTAGACAGAAGGAGAACCAACAACATATCATCCATCAG CTATATTAACCAAAGAAATCGACTGAGGAACCAAATTCTAGCAGAAGAGGCTTCAAAGAAAGAGTTTTTGGAGATGAAGAATGCGGTGGCTGACCCCTTCACCAGACGCTCCTGTCGTCCCACCCTTGTCACCAAG gCCAGGGATCCAGAAATGGAAGCCAAAGCTCAAGAAAGGTTGGCAGAGAAGCGCAAACTGGATGAGGCCACTCGCAGGAAATCCTTG GAGGAAATGGGAAATATAGACCAGAAGATGGAAAGTGATCAAAACCTGTATCCAAACCTTTTATCCAGCACCTCCCTGGATAAATCGGATAAGGGTGACAAGCGACGCTCCTCAGAAGACTTGTTCGCCGTTCATgattttaacatagaaattgATCTGGAGATGCCGGCCAGCA ATCCGGCGATGGCAGCCAGTAGCAGGGGTCTCCAACCAATCAAAGAGGCCGCTCCTAAGCGATCCCTAAACCTGGCCGAGTACAAGAAGATGAAAGGACTTATCTAG
- the LOC105342791 gene encoding zinc finger FYVE domain-containing protein 1 yields the protein MAAVLRKNSRTRSSKRYCKEKFCCKTENTEAFYHCEDCGTDQCSECDETIHKISVKFEFHDRRKLDPPPSEELCQIDKIQNLLVCEEENYADLRCEVCALNFCFSCFDDYHKGNRKTHRKTFFKEFRQRELQKQLNNPIKPSSPLQSDDDSLTYMSCPQLLDQVIDIDLQLTEHSEAQPADTTQTESMNSFSSAQSDHSQHSSIPDICLSAGNEMSSLEAQLAESIIDLNDPYDNVKSFMLINDQEVIQIGDEDEFIKKLDCDSNEHVKVVSIFGNTGDGKSFTLNHTFFGGKEVFKTSSHQSSCTVGVWAAFDPKEKVIVIDTEGLLGITSNQNQRMRLLLKILGISDIIIYRTRAERLHNDMYQFLCESSSAYTKHFSDELEATAKRCNKGVGDLTPAVIIFQETVNTNVLGSSGTDSAEKFIWNTFRQLECPMHFKDLTYVGIRTGRPPTDFTQFQRTMSQHLQDKSNRAARQPAIVYKTLKNLNDKFNGEVEKPLYGTFPDQLFSCSMKCLSCGEGCTRSMNHDTDSRAHETDKRCKYQHQFENKVFLCKSCYLSGKEHVVIPKTSESRDSAWSGLIKYVWAGEVLECPSCGVIFRSRQNWYGNKEVEEIVHTEIRHVWPDGYKMLQGTNNAARKVIDGFHYIADSITSVGSKPTKMISDWMNDRIAPEYWVPNSQISHCHQCSKELETEQKHHCRACGKGFCDDCSSHRRRVPERGWGEMEVRVCDKCYGGKKMSDSNDSTGSNSQVTARKVGEVVTSAISVAASTLNYPIDMIKDTARPGYWTPDEQIKACYVCEELFGPKLRIHHCRACGQGVCESCSPNKRPVPLRGWDYPVRICRKCVNKPDRL from the exons ATGGCAGCTGTTCTAAGAAAAAATTCACGCACAAGATCGTCTAAAAGATACTGTAAAGAAAAGTTTTGTTGCAAAACTGAAAACACAGAGGCCTTTTATCACTGCGAAGATTGTGGTACAGACCAGTGCAGTGAATGTGACGAAACGATCCATAAAATCAGTGTCAAGTTTGAATTTCACGACAGGAGGAAATTGGACCCACCTCCGTCTGAAGAATTGTGCCAAATAGATAAAATTCAGAATCTGCTCGTTTGTGAAGAGGAAAACTATGCAGATTTGAGGTGTGAAGTTTGTGCCTTAAATTTTTGCTTCAGTTGCTTTGATGACTATCACAAAGGCAATCGAAAAACGCACAGGAAAACCTTCTTTAAAGAATTCAGGCAAAGAGAGCTACAGAAACAATTGAACAATCCTATAAAACCATCCAGCCCTTTACAAAGCGACGATGACAGCCTGACATACATGTCATGTCCCCAACTTCTTGACCAGGTTATAGACATTGATTTACAATTGACGGAACATTCAGAAGCCCAACCAGCTGACACTACCCAGACTGAAAGCATGAACTCGTTTAGCAGTGCTCAGTCTGACCACAGCCAACACAGTAGCATTCCTGATATTTGTTTGTCAGCAGGGAACGAGATGTCAAGTCTAGAAGCTCAGCTTGCAGAGAGCATCATAGATCTAAACGATCCCTATGATAATGTAAAAAGCTTTATGTTGATAAATGACCAAGAAGTTATACAG ataGGTGATGAAGATGAATTTATCAAGAAGCTTGACTGTGACAGCAATGAACATGTAAAAGTAGTCTCAATATTTGGAAACACAGGTGATGGAAAATCATTTACCCTGAATCACACGTTCTTTGGTGGAAAAGAAGTTTTCAAGACCTCTTCACATCAGTCTTCATGTACCGTAGGAGTTTGGGCAGCATTTGACCCCAAAGAAAAGGTCATCGTTATAGACACAGAGGGCCTCTTAGGAATTACCTCCAATCAGAACCAGAGGATGCGTTTACTGCTGAAGATTCTAGGAATATCTGATATCATCATCTACCGAACAAGAGCAGAGAGACTACACAATGATATGTACCAGTTTCTATGCGAGTCATCTTCAGCTTATACAAAGCATTTTTCAGACGAGTTAGAAGCCACTGCTAAACGATGTAACAAAGGAGTTGGAGATTTGACTCCAGCAGTGATCATTTTCCAGGAGACAGTTAACACTAATGTTCTTGGTAGCTCAG GTACAGACTCTGCTGAGAAGTTTATATGGAACACATTCCGGCAACTAGAGTGTCCAATGCACTTCAAGGACCTGACGTATGTGGGAATAAGAACTGGTAGACCCCCCACAGACTTCACTCAGTTCCAGAGAACCATGTCCCAGCATTTGCAGGATAAGTCAAATCGAGCAGCTCGTCAACCAGCTATTGTCTATAAGACACTGAAG AACTTGAATGACAAATTCAATGGAGAAGTGGAGAAGCCATTATATGGGACATTTCCTGACCAGTTGTTTTCTTGCTCCATGAAATGCTTGTCCTGTGG AGAGGGTTGTACTCGGAGTATGAACCACGACACCGACAGCAGGGCCCATGAAACAGACAAGAGGTGTAAATATCAGCATCAGTTTGAAAACAAAGTCTTCTTGTGTAAG TCCTGTTATTTGTCTGGTAAAGAGCACGTAGTCATTCCTAAGACCTCCGAGTCCAGAGACAGTGCGTGGTCAGGACTTATCAAATATGTCTGGGCTGG agaagtTCTGGAATGTCCAAGCTGTGGGGTAATATTCCGGAGTCGTCAGAACTGGTATGGAAACAAAGAAGTTGAGGAAATCGTCCACACAGAGATACGCCATGTGTGGCCGGAT GGCTACAAAATGTTACAAGGGACCAATAATGCTGCTCGTAAAGTCATTGATGGGTTCCACTACATAGCTGACTCAATTACAAGCGTTGGCTCGAAACCTACAAAGATGATCTCTGATTGGATGAATGATCGCATTGCTCCAGAATACTGGGTTCCCAATTCACAGATATCG CATTGCCACCAGTGTTCAAAAGAGTTGGAGACTGAGCAGAAGCACCACTGCCGAGCTTGCGGTAAAGGCTTCTGTGACGACTGTAGCTCCCACCGTCGCCGGGTCCCAGAGAGAGGCTGGGGCGAAATGGAAGTACGAGTGTGTGACAAATGCTACGGGGGAAAGAAAATGTCAG ATTCAAATGACAGTACAGGAAGTAATTCTCAGGTCACAGCTAGAAAGGTCGGTGAGGTTGTGACCTCTGCAATAAGTGTTGCAGCCTCTACTTTGAATTACCCAATAG ACATGATCAAAGACACTGCCCGGCCAGGGTACTGGACTCCGGACGAACAGATCAAGGCCTGTTATGTCTGCGAAGAGTTGTTTGGTCCGAAGCTTCGAATTCACCACTGCCGAGCCTGTGGGCAGGGAGTGTGTGAGAGCTGCTCCCCCAACAAGCGGCCAGTGCCACTGAGGGGGTGGGATTACCCAGTCCGCATCTGCCGGAAATGCGTAAATAAGCCAGATCGATTGTAA